The nucleotide sequence ATGGGGAAGATAGGGATGAGTTTCACCACCGAGGCTCAGAGGGCACGGGGTAGAGCTGGATGAAGATATTATACATATTGCTATTAAGCCAGGAAAAGAGGTTACGGTGTAGAAATGTCTCCTGATATTTCAGTAGAATTAACCAGGTATGAGGCCATAGTATGGATTTAAAGAATATTGATAAAAGATTTCGTTCAGATGTGGACCGCGCTATAGAGTATCTTAAAACAGCAGGGTGTACAGAAATTTATGTATTTGGATCTTTGAGTTCAGGGACTGTGCACAGTAAATCGGATATTGACATTGCTGTTAAAGGACTTAGAGCTGAAGACTACTTTTCTGTGTATGGTGAACTGATCTCCATGCTGGATCATTCAATAGATCTGGTTGATCTTGAACTACAGCCTGCTTTTGCTAAAATTCTAATCGAAACCGAACAGCTTCTTCAGGTTGCATAATGGTAGATAAATATTTATTTGAATCTGAAATTATTAATTTGAACAAAGAGCTTGAGATTGTTAATCTTGTAATAAACAAGAAAAGGCTCAACGGCCTTGATTCAATTGAGATTCGTGGTGCAGCGTTGTCTTTAGCTACTTTATATAATGGAATAGAACGAGTACTTGTTTTGATCCTTATAGACAAAAGTGGCCCCCTGAAAGAAAATTCCAAATGGCATGTGGAACTTTTAAAAAAGGCGGTCGACGCTGGAATAATAAGTCATGATCTGTATAATGAGCTAAAGAAATTCCTTGGCTTCAGGCACTTTATCAGACATGCATATAGTTTTGAGATAAATCCGGCAACGATAGAAGCAGTTCTTGATGTTACCCCTGGGCTGACAACTACTTTTATTGGCGAGATACGTGATTATCTGGAAAAAGAAGAGCGTTAATTCCTGATATTTTCTTGTTTTGTTTGTCTTTATTCCAGAGTTATTTAACACCAGATAGACAGGATGGGGAAGATTGGGAAGAGTTTCGCCACCG is from Marispirochaeta sp. and encodes:
- a CDS encoding nucleotidyltransferase domain-containing protein encodes the protein MDLKNIDKRFRSDVDRAIEYLKTAGCTEIYVFGSLSSGTVHSKSDIDIAVKGLRAEDYFSVYGELISMLDHSIDLVDLELQPAFAKILIETEQLLQVA